Below is a genomic region from Neomonachus schauinslandi chromosome 2, ASM220157v2, whole genome shotgun sequence.
ATTCTACCATCATCTTAACTCTTAAGGTGATCTAGGCTCTTGACAGAGATCTAGGCTCTTGAGAGGGAAAGAGTCTCTTAAGATTTTTCTAATTGcttattcttaataattttaaatgttgcatTTAAGCCTTAATGTCTTACTAAGTGATGACCCACTGTCATGAAAAGAGTAAATGCCACTAGCAGTAGAAGCCTTAAGATACGAATAATACAGCTATTCAAACAATGCTCTGGTGAAAAGCTTAAGTTTCAAACAGACCTCAATTATCTTTGTCCCTCATCATTAATATGCTAAGTATCTAGTGTTTGTGTATATAATAGTACACACTATTATAAATGTATTGATAAATAATAGAATAGTATAGTATACTATTATAGAAGTTgtattaaagtattttaagaattGCATTATAATATAGGAATTGCAAGCAGGGAAAGGTTATTTATAGCATTGCTTTTGGTCTGGAATAGCTCCGAAATTTGGAAATGCTGCAATTGCTATCAATAATGTCCACCCTCATAAATTTGCTGTTgcttgctatagactgaatgtttctgTCTCCCCacaattcatatgctgaaatcctaatccccaatgtgatggtaatAGGAgttgaggcctttgggaggtggttaGGTCTATGAGGGTGAAGTCCTCAAGAATGGTATTAATGCCCTTAGAAGAGAGACCCTGGGGACAGACCTTGCCCCTCTGCTGAGTGAGGACACAGTGGGagagccatctatgaaccaggaagcaggctcccaccagATACTGCATCTGCGGGctccttgatcttggccttcccagcctccaaaactgtgagacataaatttctgtcatttatatgccacccagtttatggtattctgttagagcagcctgaactaagacatgATGGTATTGTTTAACTGAAAGAGGAAGACACAGAACAGGAATTCTCGCTGAGAGGACCATGATGTCCAGGCTACAGTTTCCATGCTGACATGACAATTAGAAGAGCAGCAACAAGGTTCAACTATACACATAAATGTAGGAGCCAGAACCCAGTGGTTTAGGTGTCTGACAGCAGGTTAGAAAGACCATGAATCCTGACCATACTCTGTTTTAAGAGAGTGGCACATTGAGCAAAACTGGTATTAATTACCTGAGGTCAGAGAGCTTGATTAACTAGCTAATCAGTGAACCTCAGAGTGAACCCCAAACACTGCACTTGGAGGAAGTGGTATTAGAGGCCACTTTATAGGTATATagagttcttaaaaaaaacttcagttaATAAGAGTGAGTTATGGTGAATGGTCTCAGACATTTGCTTAGTGTTTTATACCCCTTCTTTAATTCATAGCTCCTTTTTTGTAAATTACAAAAGCactactttattataaaaatccaAATGATTCAGACAtgttaatatagaaaataaaaataaaaattcccaacaGTCTCATTCTCCAGATATTAACTGACTGCTGCTTATCTTCCTGTGAGAAGGCAGATTGGGGAGCCAAACTACTTGAGTGCAAATtttagctctgtcacttactagctgtgtgactgtggggcAAGGACCTCTCAGTGTCTTGGAATCCCATCTGTACAGGGATGGGATCCCATccctcatagagttgttgtgaggattaacaaTAGCATACATagagcacttagaatagtgcctggtacatagcaagTGTGGtttttgttgatgatgatgattatacaATTACATATAAGTAGATatttacacataaaaatataaggtaatttatatttatagctttatctttataaaatttgAATCATAGTATATATACTTTGGTGATACTGATCATAGGTTGAAACTTTGTGATGTGGCCTCCATATCTCTCTGGAcaatttctctgacttttttctctgcattctgCATGATTTTTCTCAAGCTTGTCCTTCACATCACAGACTGTACCTTGTCAATTTTGCTACTTGCTCTTTCagataaattatttccttaatgatattatttttaatgaatttaaatgtatatgACATCAACTTCAAAAGGAACTCAAAGGTATAGAGTAAAAAACTCCCTCCATCCACGTCCACCTGATACCCAGGTCCTGCCTAGAAGCTAGCACTTTTGCCATTTTCTTGTGGATCCTTCCAGAGGTATGTATgtgtaaacaaataaatgcaaataaatatttttacatgaatGTTAGTATTCTATAGAATACTAACCATCCTCTCTCCTAAACCTTCTTTACAATACATCTTGGGGAGtttgcattattatttctttttttttttactgttatgttaatcaccatacattacatcattagtttttgatatagtgttccatgattcattgtgcataacacccagtgctccatgcagaacgtgccctctttaatacccatcaccaggctaacccatcctcccacccccctcccctctagaaccctcagtctgtttttcagagtccatcgtctctcatggttcatctccccctctgatttcccccttcattctttccctcctgctatcttttttttttttcttaacatatattgcattatttgtttcagaggtacagatctgtgattcaacagtcttgcacaattcacagcgctcaccatagcacatacctccccagtgcctatcacccagccaccccatcccaccccaccacccactccagcaaccctcagtttgtttcctgagattaagaattcctcagcagagaaagtcaatcatcatatggtttcactgatttGTGGAATATAGGGAAtaccatggaggacattaggagaaggaagggaaaaatgggggggggggggaattggagggagaaatgaaccatgagagattatggactctgagaaacaaacagggttttagaggggaggaggaaggggggattggttagcccagtgatgggtattaaggagggcacgtactgcatggagcactgggtgttatatgaaaacaatggatcgtggatcactacatcaaaaaccaatgatatattgtatggtgactaacataacaaaattaaaaaaaaaaagaattcctcatatcagtgaggtcatatgatacatgtctttctctgattgacttatttcgctcagcataacaccctccagttccatccacatcgttgcaaatggcaagatctcattccttttgatggctgcataatattccattgtatatatatataccacatctttttttatccattcatctgtcgatggacatcttggctctttctatagtttggctattatggacattgctgctataaacactggggtgcacgtacccctttggatcactacatttgtatctttggggtaaatacccagtagtgcaatttctggattgtatggtagctctattttcaactttttgaggaacctccatactgttttccagagtggttgcaccagcttgcattcccaccaacagtggaggagggttctcctttctccgcatccctgccaacatctgtcatttcctgacttgttaattttagccattctggctggtgtgaggtggtatctcattgaggttttgatttggatttccctgatgccgagcgatgttgagcatgcattattatttcaaaaagatCTGCCTCATTCTTGTTAATGGCTATATATTCCAATGTATGAAttgtcataatttatttagctGGTCTCCAATTAATGGgcatttttatctcatttccaATATCTTACTCTCACAAACAATGTTGCAGTAAATAACCTCATatatacatcatttttaaaatatatgattttacacatattttacaCACATATGACACATAGGATAAAGTCCTATCGGCATTTGTCCTTTTTGTAGATATCATTATAGAGATTACTTCTCATAAAAACTGCCTGGTCCGCCCTGGGCCTGGAAGGGTGATGTGGCTGGGGCTTCGCCGGCCTCACTATGTCTGCCATTTTCAATTTTCAGAGTCTGGTGACTGTAATCTTGCTGCTTATATGTACCTGTGCTTATATCCGATCCTTGGCACCCAGCCTCctggacaaaaataaaactggatttcCAGTTGGTATATTTTGGAAGTGCACCAGAATTGGTGAACGGAAGAGTCCTTACATTGCAGTATTCTGTGTAGTGATGGCCTTCAGCATCCTCTTCATACAGTAGCTTGGAAGAATATCAGAATTTAATTGCTATCAGATTTCAGTATGAAAAAAGGActtatttacagaaaataatggaatgaaTGGTTAACCCTTTTATCTCTGAACATTGAATGAGATAAATTTCCAGCTgctgttctctatttttattattggacCAATGTTCTATATAAATAGGATGTAACCATTTAATACTCAAAGAGTTTAATATGTCTGTAACAATCAACGTCAGTACTGTCACTACAATATTACATTCTGCAAATGTTATTCTGTTATGTCAGATACCAGTTTTTAGTGAGGTATCTCTAAGGCgcataatagaaaacaaaattggtAAATGACCCAAGTTTCTTTCACTGTGATTCGGGAATGAAAAATCCTTATAGAATGAGACATTTTTCTGGACTAgtttttttattggaaaaaaaaaaaggttccattTGTGTTGGTAAGGATTGCATTCATATTTAATAATGCTTGCTTTTTCCTCTGGTCACACCAGAGCATTAACAGAGTACCTCGAAGCAAACTCTCTAGTGTATCCCAGGTGTTTCAGCCTTTTATAACAAGCCTATGCAGTTCGTAAGGAAGAAGATAAATGAGATCAGACTTAAGAGTAGTACCGGGAAGATGTTCACACTTAGCATAAAAGAGTTTAGAATAGATGACTGGCATAGTAGCCTCTGAAAACTCTGGATAAGTATGGATAAATATCTTAAGCATAAATTTGACCAGCTGTCATTCTCTAAATAAGACTGCATTCTTAAGAGTGAAAATAgcaaaatagaacaattacagAATGATTATcctatttgtgtttttcattcttttattctttttagtgtcAGGTCTCCACTTATTTTAATTGCCCCAAAACACAaactgtattttgtttgtttttaaatacagcactttaaatctagaaaaacaaaacaaaacaaaacaaaaaactgtctggtattgtttttaaaaaccaactaTCTACATTTAATTTaactataatttaatataatgtaGATAATTAGTCTGcattttaatatctaattttagttatctacatttaacttttttcctaTACTCTTTTCATTGAGTATAAAGTATTTGTAGACTCCTCACTATAAATATActctttaatttactttaaagtATAAAGTCTTTCCAATTTATTACCTGAAACTTTATCCTGGATTCTCTTCTTCTAGTATGGATTTTTCATAtgtcttttacatttattcagCTTCTGTTCTTTAACCAAAGTCTGTTCTTTTGAATAACAGAATTAGCCTCAAATTGGTTGGGAAATTTTTCCTTGATTCATTGCTCCTTGATTCTAGTAAACTGAGTTTTTCCTTCTGGTCAAGAGTTTGAGGGCTGGGGGTTGACAGTTTGTGTTCTTTGTTTTGCTCATTGGCTGTGGGCAAAAcagctgttttctttctctgtgttgttAGACTGTGGACACCATCAAGGCAAGGGTGCCTAAAACTTGATAGGAAGAACACTGGAACTTTGGTCTGTTGCCCCTGTAGGACCCTTGTGGGAGTTTGTTTTTGTTAGTGAGATTATCAATCTTAACTGATTTTGGATTCAGTTCCAAATATCCTCACTTCCACtctatcttttatttctctgagccACAGTACAAGGGAAGAAAGTGATATTTTAGTGGCCCAGTTGGGGCCAAAAACTAGCAATTTTAAAGACGAGAGTTCCCCATTGGAACTCTTACCCTCCCCAACCCACCAAAACCCCAATCCCACCAAACCATTAGAGAGAGTTTCAATCTCTTGTCCATCCTTTAATAATATTTACTCCAGTCTTTACTGAAGCTTTCACTTATTTCATTCTAAGTGTTCTTGGCAAGAAGTGGAAATCTATTTTGGTCCAAATGATACAAACTTAAACTTAATCAGTAAAACATTAGTTAAGCGGAAGGAGAATAAAATTTTCCCACCTAATACTTGGCCTGTTTATTTATTAGATAATTTGATTACAAAAGTCTTGAAAAGGAACAGATGAATTCAGCTCtttttattccaaaatgaaatagGAGGTCAGAAAATAGgatcattttctcttattttgttgaactttatttatattcagCTAATCCCATTATTacccataataataataaaataataaaaatggttttcccttgtaggtaacttttggtttctctcttgctgctttaaaattctctctttatctttaatctttgacattttttttaaagattttatttatttatttgacacagagagacacagcgagagagggaacacaagcaggggggagtgggagagggagaagcaggcttcccgccgagcagggtgcccgatgtggggcttgattccaggaccctgggatcacaacctgagctgaaggcagatgcctaatgactgagccacccaggtgcccctaatctttgacattttaattattatgtaccATGGCATGGActtctttgggttcatcttgtttggaactctctgtgcttcttggtAACAAGAAAGTTGGTAACAAAAAGTTACTTACAAGGAAAAACCTATAAGGCTATCAGccgatttttcagcagaaacgtTGCAAGCCAgagaggagtggcatgatatattcaaagtgctaaagggaaaaaacctacaacctactttacctggcaaggttatcattcagatttgagggaaagataaagagttccccagacaaacaaaagataaaggagtttatcaccactaaactagacttctttaagtggaaaacgTATGGCCATAATTAGCCATAAGAAAAATacgaataaaaagatgtaaaatatgacaacatatccATAAAATGTGAAGGGAgtaagaagggaaataaaaggaagaagaaaaaggaagattttcttttttgtttttgttttgttttgttttttaagaatgtgtttgaacttaaatgaccatcaaattaatatggATTGCTAtttacttaggatgttatatatgaacctcttGATAACCACAAACTCCAAGCCTATGATAGATACGCAaaatataaagggaaagaaagccaaacaaaacactataGGTATTCATTAtgcaaagaaagagagcaagagaagaaaacaaagaactattaaaacaactagaaaacaaattttcaaagtggcaataagtacatacctattaataattactttaatgtaaatggcctaaatgctccaatcaaaagacatagagtggcagaatggataaaaaaaaaaccaagaccagTCTGTATGCTGCATACAAGAGACTCACCTTAGACCTAAAGATGCATAcacactgaaagtgaaaggattgAAAACATTCTCtatgcaaagagagagagaaaagaaaagaaaaaaagaaaagctggggtagcagtatcagacaaaatagggaaaaaaaagactgtacaaaagacaaagaagggcattgcAAATGATGGAGGGATCAATCCAATAAAAGCATGTAACAATTGTCAATCTCTACACACCCAACACTGGAAcacttaaatacataaagaacataCTAATGGACATATAGAGAGAAattgatggtaatacaataatagtaggggactttaacatttcacttacatcaatggatagatcatccagacagaaaataaaaaaggaaacaatgtctttgaatgacacattggaccagatggatgtaacagatatatacagaacattccatccaaaaacaacag
It encodes:
- the LOC110573030 gene encoding protein kish-A-like; its protein translation is MSAIFNFQSLVTVILLLICTCAYIRSLAPSLLDKNKTGFPVGIFWKCTRIGERKSPYIAVFCVVMAFSILFIQ